Proteins encoded in a region of the Carassius auratus strain Wakin chromosome 21, ASM336829v1, whole genome shotgun sequence genome:
- the LOC113039062 gene encoding uncharacterized protein LOC113039062, producing the protein MDRHPQLSESGDDSDGSDKSIELPPVFNCAGSKPEEIIQWKLQTVDSFKRSSEELKSEYERNLPTLSGQIKKLNDIADEIESVHKKATVGSLAGSSVVVVAGAIAVLVGLALAPFTLEASLCVIVVGTVAGAAGGVTRAASITNMLKQRKLRPTVEKIISDFLEILKPMTEHLNIISNITADVQLNNEILSKLQFQTPVRGFDDVFNTAKAADVALVGKYCAEAAKEICVYEKTVRAVRDPAKAARTKRKAAAAAGKLSVLFPASIVLDLIEIFEMNQPAKERKAEEIKSQTLKFINHTRQTASQFQETLDKIKYVINTFS; encoded by the exons ATGGATCGCCATCCCCAGCTGTCTGAATCCGGTGATGACAGCGATGGTTCAGATAAGAGTATTGAACTTCCTCCTGTATTTAACT GTGCTGGGAGTAAACCAGAGGAGATAATACAGTG GAAACTTCAAACTGTTGATTCTTTCAAAAGATCCTCTGAGGAACTAAAGTCAGAATATGAAAGAAATCTCCCCACACTCAGTGGTCAAATAAAGAAACTGAATGACATCGCTGATGAGATTGAATCTGTGCACAAGAAAGCTACAGTGGGCAGTTTGGCTGGATCATCAGTTGTAGTAGTAGCTGGAGCAATCGCTGTACTAGTGGGTCTGGCTTTAGCTCCATTCACATTAGAAGCTTCTTTGTGTGTTATTGTTGTTGGAACTGTTGCTGGAGCAGCTGGAGGAGTAACACGTGCAGCATCAATCACTAACATGCTCAAGCAAAGAAAACTACGTCCGACTGTTGAGAAGATCATCAGTGATTTCCTGGAGATACTCAAACCAATGACTGAGCATCTGAATATAATTTCTAACATCACTGCAGATGTTCAACTGAATAATGAGATATTAAGTAAGCTGCAGTTTCAGACACCAGTAAGAGGTTTTGATGATGTATTTAATACTGCAAAAGCAGCTGATGTGGCTCTAGTTGGAAAATATTGTGCAGAGGCTGCCAAAGAAATCTGTGTGTATGAGAAGACTGTCAGAGCTGTACGTGATCCTGCAAAGGCTGCCAGAACTAAGCGTAAAGCAGCAGCAGCCGCTGGCAAACTCTCAGTTCTGTTTCCTGCTTCTATTGTTCTAGATTTAATAGAGATCTTTGAAATGAATCAACCagcaaaagagagaaaagcaGAAGAAATCAAATCACAAACTCTGAAGTTTATTAATCACACGAGACAAACAGCTTCTCAATTTCAGGAGACTCtagataaaattaaatatgtcatAAACACTTTTagttaa